From one Pseudobdellovibrionaceae bacterium genomic stretch:
- a CDS encoding CinA family protein, translating into MTNQQQTLVAERINLLSQWFWDRGKTLGLAESCTGGLLSSWIASQPGVSSFFRGSVVSYAGGVKEALLEVPRYAIESYGEVSLPVATFMARGAREMLGADWTLSITGVAGPDGGTEEKPVGTVCFALCGPGVEKRVQKYFDGGARTEVQFQSAFYALELLLETLNE; encoded by the coding sequence ATGACCAATCAACAACAGACTTTAGTGGCAGAAAGAATCAACCTTCTCTCTCAGTGGTTTTGGGATCGGGGAAAAACCTTGGGTCTGGCCGAGAGCTGCACTGGTGGACTCCTCTCTTCTTGGATTGCCTCTCAACCCGGAGTGTCGTCCTTTTTCAGGGGCTCGGTGGTGAGCTATGCGGGTGGGGTAAAAGAGGCTCTTCTGGAGGTTCCGCGTTATGCCATTGAATCTTATGGGGAAGTCAGTCTACCTGTAGCCACTTTTATGGCCCGCGGGGCGCGCGAGATGTTGGGAGCCGATTGGACTCTCAGCATCACGGGTGTCGCCGGTCCGGATGGCGGAACAGAAGAGAAGCCAGTTGGAACAGTTTGCTTTGCGTTGTGTGGCCCAGGAGTTGAAAAACGGGTGCAAAAGTACTTTGATGGGGGAGCAAGGACAGAAGTCCAGTTCCAGTCGGCATTCTACGCCCTGGAGCTATTACTCGAAACCCTGAATGAGTGA
- a CDS encoding type IV pilus twitching motility protein PilT: MELDDILKLAMKKGASDVHLKAGIMPVIRRHGILRPLSTNLPSLSGDEINSMAMKIMDKRTQEKFLNEHEVDLGYGISGLGRFRVNVFRQRGTTRMVIRNIPHIVPSFKDLNLPDVIEKIAANERGLILVTGVTGSGKSSTLAAIIDYINRHKNKHILTIEDPIEFLIRDRKSIITQRELGVDATGFAASLKAALRQDPDVILIGEMRDRETIETALTAAETGHLVLSTLHTLDAQETINRIVAVFDPHHQHQIRMQIAAVLKAVISQRLARRQDKNGFVPAVEILINNTRVREMIEDRDKTKYISQAIEEGQVSWGMQSFDQSLMDLIDRRLISFEEALQLSTNPEDFRVRYSGVDAMDGKKWSEGGGAVDKRVSQNWKEISEVEIEVLTEIKKRQALESKKKKDNGDPEDEA; the protein is encoded by the coding sequence ATCGAACTCGATGACATTCTCAAACTTGCCATGAAAAAAGGGGCCAGCGACGTTCACCTGAAGGCCGGCATTATGCCAGTGATCCGCCGTCATGGAATCCTCCGCCCCTTGTCCACCAATCTTCCCAGCCTGAGTGGGGACGAAATCAACTCCATGGCCATGAAGATCATGGACAAGAGAACCCAGGAGAAATTCCTCAACGAGCACGAAGTGGACCTCGGCTACGGCATTTCCGGTCTCGGCCGGTTCAGGGTGAACGTGTTCCGCCAAAGGGGCACCACCCGCATGGTGATCCGCAATATTCCCCACATTGTTCCGAGCTTCAAAGACCTGAACCTTCCCGATGTCATCGAAAAAATCGCCGCCAACGAGAGAGGACTGATCCTGGTCACCGGAGTTACCGGGTCCGGAAAGTCGTCCACTCTGGCGGCCATTATCGACTACATCAATCGGCACAAGAACAAGCACATTCTGACCATTGAAGACCCCATTGAATTCCTTATTCGCGACCGCAAAAGCATTATCACCCAAAGGGAGTTGGGCGTGGATGCCACGGGTTTTGCCGCATCTCTCAAGGCCGCCCTCCGCCAAGACCCGGACGTGATTCTCATCGGTGAAATGCGCGACCGAGAGACCATCGAGACCGCCCTGACGGCGGCGGAAACCGGACATCTGGTCCTCTCCACTCTCCATACTCTGGATGCCCAAGAGACCATCAACCGGATTGTGGCGGTGTTCGACCCCCATCATCAGCATCAAATTCGTATGCAGATTGCCGCAGTGTTAAAGGCCGTCATCAGTCAGCGTCTGGCCCGACGACAGGACAAAAATGGTTTCGTTCCAGCTGTGGAGATCCTCATAAATAACACCCGTGTGCGAGAGATGATTGAAGACCGGGACAAAACCAAGTACATTTCTCAAGCAATTGAAGAAGGTCAGGTCTCTTGGGGAATGCAGTCCTTCGATCAAAGCTTGATGGATTTGATTGATCGCCGGCTGATCTCCTTCGAGGAAGCTCTTCAGCTGTCCACCAACCCGGAAGATTTTCGGGTGCGCTATAGCGGTGTCGACGCCATGGATGGAAAAAAGTGGTCCGAGGGCGGCGGCGCGGTGGACAAGCGGGTTTCACAGAACTGGAAAGAGATTTCGGAAGTGGAAATTGAAGTCCTCACCGAAATCAAAAAGCGCCAGGCCCTGGAATCCAAGAAGAAAAAGGACAACGGCGATCCCGAAGACGAAGCCTGA
- a CDS encoding RecX family transcriptional regulator: MDPRAENQLSDNLAMAMDKLVRFLARRDHSELELQEKLGKSFTQEVVDRAIETARERKWLPDPQELAERVASALGAKRKGQLYIQNYLRKKGLPPVPRQEEQELEKARDLLKSRFDCFDNWLDHEMKQKAYRYLANRGFEDQIIKKVLYEKS, from the coding sequence ATGGACCCTCGTGCAGAAAATCAGCTCTCCGACAACCTAGCCATGGCCATGGATAAACTGGTGCGCTTTCTCGCCCGTAGGGACCACAGCGAACTGGAGCTCCAGGAAAAGCTGGGGAAGAGCTTCACCCAGGAGGTGGTCGACCGGGCCATCGAGACCGCCCGTGAGCGAAAATGGTTACCGGACCCCCAAGAATTGGCCGAGCGGGTGGCCTCAGCCCTGGGGGCTAAACGCAAGGGACAGCTCTATATTCAAAATTACCTAAGAAAAAAGGGCCTCCCGCCGGTTCCCCGGCAGGAGGAGCAAGAGCTGGAAAAGGCACGGGATTTGCTGAAAAGTCGGTTTGATTGCTTTGATAATTGGCTCGACCATGAGATGAAACAAAAGGCCTATCGGTACCTAGCCAACCGGGGCTTTGAAGACCAAATCATTAAGAAAGTGCTCTATGAAAAGTCATGA
- the alaS gene encoding alanine--tRNA ligase, with amino-acid sequence MKSHEVRQAFIDYFKKQDHAPVASSRLIPENDPTLLFTNAGMNQFKNVFLGLESRDYKRAVSSQKCVRAGGKHNDLENVGHTARHHTFFEMLGNFSFGDYFKKEAIHYAWEFVTKDLGLDKKRLYVSVFKDDDEAANIWHKQEGVAKDRIYRFGEKDNFWRMGNSGPCGPCSEIFYDLGPEVGGDPKENVVGGEGDRYVEFWNLVFMQFNESEDGTKTPLPNPSIDTGSGLERVSAIMQGEINNYHTDLFQELIGVAMKISGHEYLKSLAKIKDKEKAEREALNMAFRVVADHSRAAAFLIADGVLPSNDGRGYVLRRIMRRGIRYARKLSQSNSLMVPVVENVIASMGDAYPELVEQKQLISTTMRDEEARFLSTLDQGTHILENELKKLSESGQKTLDGKIVFKLYDTFGFPADLTRVMANEHGCHVDEAEFERRMEQAREKAKASWKGKALGGDQAHYIKVSQELLKQSGPTEFKGYDGVIQSSGKALLLSDGKNLRDSLKSGDEGVIACDQTCFYAESGGQVGDQGLLVGAEGQAEVLDTTKVNDIFLHHIKMVDGVIKKGEDVLQKVTTAERRNTACNHSATHLMHAALKTVLGSHVNQAGSLVDSQRLRFDFTHNKPVSEDEIRKIEDLVNREISAARTVATSVMSPDEAKEQGALALFGEKYGNKVRVVKMGDFSMELCGGTHVDNTAMIRLFKVVSEGSVSSGVRRIEAITGDMACRFLLQNTRENLKSRHSAGMAEPWMQYLEQEDSAEGSANLTDWMEKQRQEIKGLQKQLADLKGNQISVEDLINGAIPFEVGGKSGKLVLADVPVDDRKVLSEIGDKVRDKIQSGVVIIVGTGEKSHPIIVSVTKDLVGPMNAGQILKEISQEMGGKGGGRPDFAQGAGPNRQGLNKAFDKAKNMVGLH; translated from the coding sequence ATGAAAAGTCATGAAGTTCGCCAGGCGTTTATTGATTACTTCAAAAAACAGGATCATGCCCCCGTGGCCAGCTCCCGCCTGATTCCTGAAAATGATCCCACTCTGCTGTTCACCAACGCGGGAATGAACCAGTTCAAAAATGTGTTCCTGGGCCTGGAGTCCCGCGACTACAAACGAGCGGTCTCGTCCCAAAAATGTGTGCGCGCCGGTGGTAAACACAACGATCTGGAAAACGTGGGGCACACGGCTCGTCACCACACCTTCTTTGAAATGTTGGGCAACTTCTCTTTTGGTGATTACTTTAAAAAGGAAGCCATCCACTACGCTTGGGAATTTGTTACCAAGGATTTGGGCCTGGACAAGAAGCGACTCTACGTCTCGGTTTTTAAAGACGACGATGAGGCCGCAAACATTTGGCACAAGCAGGAAGGCGTCGCCAAAGATCGCATTTATCGCTTTGGCGAAAAGGATAACTTCTGGCGCATGGGCAACAGTGGCCCCTGTGGCCCCTGCTCGGAGATCTTTTACGATCTCGGCCCCGAAGTGGGCGGTGACCCTAAAGAGAATGTGGTCGGCGGCGAAGGGGACCGCTACGTGGAATTTTGGAACCTGGTCTTTATGCAATTTAACGAATCTGAAGACGGTACCAAAACCCCACTCCCCAACCCCAGTATTGATACCGGCTCCGGACTTGAGCGCGTGTCGGCCATTATGCAGGGGGAGATCAACAACTATCACACTGATTTGTTTCAAGAGCTGATTGGCGTGGCGATGAAAATATCAGGCCACGAGTACCTGAAGTCCCTGGCAAAAATCAAAGACAAGGAAAAAGCGGAGCGCGAAGCCCTGAACATGGCCTTTCGTGTGGTGGCTGATCACAGCCGCGCGGCGGCCTTTTTGATTGCTGATGGAGTGCTACCCTCGAACGATGGACGGGGTTATGTCCTCAGACGCATCATGCGCCGGGGTATTCGCTATGCCCGCAAGTTGAGCCAGAGCAATTCCCTGATGGTGCCAGTGGTGGAAAACGTCATTGCCTCCATGGGCGATGCCTACCCGGAACTGGTGGAACAAAAACAGCTGATCTCCACCACCATGAGAGATGAAGAAGCTCGCTTTTTGTCCACCCTGGATCAGGGAACTCACATTCTGGAGAACGAGCTGAAGAAATTGTCCGAGTCAGGACAGAAAACTCTCGATGGTAAAATTGTGTTTAAACTATATGACACCTTTGGCTTTCCCGCGGACCTCACTCGGGTGATGGCTAATGAACATGGCTGTCATGTGGATGAGGCTGAGTTTGAACGTCGCATGGAGCAGGCCCGTGAAAAGGCCAAGGCATCATGGAAGGGCAAGGCCCTTGGTGGCGACCAGGCCCACTACATCAAAGTCAGCCAGGAACTCCTCAAGCAATCAGGCCCCACAGAATTTAAGGGCTACGATGGGGTGATACAAAGTTCAGGCAAAGCTCTTCTCTTGTCCGATGGCAAGAACCTTAGGGATTCACTGAAGTCTGGCGACGAAGGTGTGATCGCCTGTGATCAAACCTGCTTTTATGCCGAAAGCGGTGGTCAGGTTGGAGACCAGGGACTCTTGGTAGGTGCGGAAGGCCAGGCTGAAGTCCTTGATACCACAAAAGTGAACGACATCTTTCTTCACCACATTAAGATGGTGGATGGCGTGATCAAAAAGGGCGAAGATGTTTTGCAGAAGGTGACAACAGCCGAGCGTCGCAACACCGCTTGCAACCACTCAGCCACTCACCTCATGCACGCAGCCCTAAAAACGGTACTCGGTTCCCATGTGAACCAGGCCGGTTCACTGGTGGACAGTCAGCGGCTGCGCTTTGACTTCACCCATAACAAGCCTGTCAGCGAAGACGAAATTCGCAAAATAGAAGACCTGGTGAATCGAGAAATCTCGGCAGCGCGAACGGTTGCAACCAGCGTGATGAGTCCAGATGAAGCTAAAGAACAAGGAGCATTGGCACTGTTTGGGGAAAAGTATGGGAACAAAGTGCGTGTCGTGAAGATGGGCGATTTTTCTATGGAACTCTGTGGAGGAACCCATGTGGATAACACCGCCATGATTCGCCTTTTCAAAGTCGTCTCCGAAGGCAGCGTCAGCTCCGGGGTGCGCCGGATTGAAGCCATCACGGGCGATATGGCCTGTCGCTTTTTGCTGCAAAACACCCGTGAGAACCTTAAGTCCCGCCATTCAGCCGGAATGGCCGAGCCCTGGATGCAGTATTTGGAACAGGAAGACAGCGCCGAGGGATCGGCCAATCTGACGGACTGGATGGAAAAACAGCGTCAGGAAATCAAGGGGCTGCAAAAACAACTGGCGGACCTAAAAGGGAATCAAATCAGCGTTGAGGACCTGATTAATGGTGCCATTCCTTTTGAAGTGGGTGGCAAATCAGGGAAGTTAGTACTCGCAGACGTCCCCGTCGATGATCGCAAAGTCCTCAGTGAGATCGGCGACAAAGTGAGAGACAAGATCCAATCAGGCGTGGTGATCATCGTCGGCACCGGCGAAAAATCCCACCCCATCATTGTCTCAGTCACCAAGGATCTCGTCGGCCCCATGAATGCGGGGCAGATCCTTAAAGAGATCTCCCAGGAAATGGGCGGTAAAGGCGGTGGACGACCGGACTTTGCCCAGGGAGCCGGCCCCAACCGCCAAGGCTTGAACAAGGCCTTTGACAAGGCAAAAAATATGGTGGGACTGCACTAG
- a CDS encoding phosphatidylglycerophosphatase A, with protein MGFLFDTGPNQTNDGPLVLRGDKALDQSRWVSLLATAGGLGKAPKAPGTVGTLAALPLVPLFAWGGEYFYMLATAILVVVAIVVAQMYETQHGDHDPKEVVIDEVAGFVVAMLWLPLTWQSFVAAFAIFRLLDAVKPFPISVVDRKVQGGLGVVADDLVAGILTNVLLQIAYTKTDWLGQQLVL; from the coding sequence ATGGGCTTCCTGTTTGACACTGGACCGAATCAAACCAATGATGGCCCCCTTGTGCTGAGAGGAGATAAGGCTTTGGACCAGAGTCGTTGGGTCAGTTTGTTGGCAACAGCAGGAGGATTGGGGAAAGCCCCAAAGGCTCCGGGTACGGTGGGAACCCTGGCGGCTTTGCCTCTCGTGCCGCTGTTTGCCTGGGGAGGCGAGTACTTTTACATGCTGGCCACTGCAATTCTGGTGGTGGTCGCCATTGTCGTGGCACAGATGTACGAGACTCAGCACGGGGATCATGACCCCAAAGAGGTGGTGATTGATGAAGTCGCGGGTTTTGTCGTCGCCATGCTGTGGCTGCCTTTGACCTGGCAGAGCTTTGTTGCAGCTTTTGCGATTTTTCGCCTCCTCGATGCGGTAAAGCCCTTTCCCATTTCGGTCGTCGACCGTAAGGTTCAAGGTGGCTTAGGTGTGGTGGCCGATGATTTAGTGGCCGGGATTTTAACCAACGTGCTTTTGCAGATCGCTTACACAAAAACGGACTGGCTGGGCCAGCAACTGGTGCTATGA
- the recA gene encoding recombinase RecA, with protein sequence MQTGGDKSKALELAIGAIEKQFGKGSIMKLGGDTSLYDNVPVFSTGALSLDIALGIGGLPRGRIVEIYGPESSGKTTLALSTIAQAQKAGGTVAFVDAEHALDVSYARKLGVKVDEMLISQPDTGEQALEITETLVRSGAVDVLVVDSVAALTPRAEIEGDMGDSHMGLQARLMSQALRKLTAVINRSNTLVIFINQIRMKIGVMFGNPETTTGGNALKFYSSVRLDVRRIGAIKNGEEVTGNRTAVKVVKNKMAPPFAKVEFDLMYGEGISEEGDILDLAVKKDLFEKSGAWYSYKGERVGQGREAARTFLKENPEIKKELREALLEVYGVTKKKPEAAKDKPAEEVVAKAAMAEEKAAKPKKAKAKH encoded by the coding sequence ATGCAGACAGGTGGAGACAAATCCAAAGCCCTAGAACTGGCCATCGGCGCGATTGAAAAGCAGTTCGGTAAAGGCTCGATCATGAAGCTCGGCGGAGACACCAGTCTTTATGACAATGTTCCTGTCTTCAGCACAGGGGCTTTGAGCTTGGATATTGCTTTGGGTATTGGTGGTCTTCCCCGCGGCCGTATTGTGGAGATTTATGGACCTGAATCTTCCGGTAAAACCACTCTGGCTCTTTCCACTATTGCCCAAGCTCAAAAGGCGGGTGGCACCGTGGCTTTCGTGGACGCCGAACATGCCTTGGATGTGTCTTATGCCCGTAAGCTGGGTGTGAAGGTGGATGAAATGCTCATCTCTCAGCCTGACACTGGTGAACAGGCTTTGGAGATCACCGAAACTCTGGTGCGTTCCGGTGCCGTGGATGTTTTGGTGGTGGACTCAGTTGCCGCTCTCACACCTCGTGCGGAGATCGAGGGTGACATGGGCGATAGCCACATGGGTCTTCAGGCGCGCTTGATGTCTCAGGCTCTGCGTAAGTTGACGGCCGTCATTAACCGCAGTAACACCCTGGTGATTTTCATCAACCAAATCCGCATGAAGATCGGCGTGATGTTTGGTAACCCTGAAACCACCACTGGTGGAAATGCCCTGAAGTTTTACTCTTCTGTGCGTTTGGATGTCCGTCGTATTGGCGCCATCAAAAACGGCGAAGAAGTGACTGGCAACCGCACAGCGGTGAAGGTGGTCAAAAATAAAATGGCCCCTCCTTTTGCCAAGGTGGAATTTGATCTGATGTACGGTGAGGGTATTTCTGAAGAAGGTGACATTCTTGACCTGGCAGTTAAGAAAGACCTCTTTGAAAAGTCTGGCGCCTGGTACAGCTACAAAGGCGAACGTGTGGGTCAGGGCCGTGAAGCCGCACGGACTTTCCTCAAGGAAAATCCTGAGATTAAAAAGGAACTGCGCGAAGCTTTGTTGGAAGTCTACGGTGTGACCAAGAAAAAGCCCGAAGCGGCCAAAGATAAGCCCGCCGAGGAAGTGGTTGCCAAGGCCGCCATGGCTGAGGAAAAAGCCGCTAAGCCTAAGAAGGCCAAAGCCAAACACTAA